The following are encoded together in the Adhaeribacter arboris genome:
- a CDS encoding DUF6640 family protein, translating into MLAGVAVFTSVCGSLFDWNKTHLFNPKWPLYAKFHDAMTIPLGSMPGLSGLTCCKKRAGIKKLI; encoded by the coding sequence CTGCTTGCCGGAGTCGCTGTTTTTACCAGTGTTTGTGGGTCTCTGTTCGATTGGAATAAAACGCATCTGTTTAACCCAAAATGGCCGCTGTACGCTAAGTTTCACGATGCCATGACCATACCCTTGGGTTCTATGCCGGGTTTAAGCGGCCTTACCTGCTGCAAAAAAAGAGCGGGAATAAAGAAACTAATTTAA
- a CDS encoding T9SS type A sorting domain-containing protein — MLISETYPVGLALKKFCWFKFYGAPIVLFRSAISIIYAYFISKNSSTLFGYSTMKKTLTLSGFHFQTSFSTPGPYFIFFLCFFLVAWGATAQNKVTKQWDKTIGGSVNDYFSASVATLDGGYLLGGSSYSTKSGDKSEINQGDVNCSFGPCYYTSDDFWLVKTDANGKKVWDKTLGGRGSDYLKAIIALPGGGYLVAGTSYSPASGDKSDENQGYSDYWIVKIDLYGNKIWDKTFGGSSADDLEAVLATSDGGFLIGGTSFSGISGDKSEINRGENSSDYWIIKINRNGEKVWDKTFGGVGTDYLASLVATPDGQYLLGGSSNSRVSGDKTAPNNSQYTDTYNVWIVKIDGRGTKKWDSTYGFFDFDNYLTTIYFDPKTTTFLLGGSTVGRSAGYYDYDYLLVYIDADGLENRISRIETLGNDFLSAITAGPNGSFVLGGTSSSGAGEDKSEKNIGYEDYWLICLDGRTKIWDKTIGGRDSDLLKTILPTPDRGYLLTGTSNSIIGGNKTENNQGGRDFWLVKLMEDSPPATSVTDVRFGGADPDNFTHLIKTGDNGYLLGGYSKSGDNGDKSQPSQGGFDYWVIKTDAAGKETWNKRFGGTADDYLNCLLQTPDGGYLLGGSSESGVGADKSGVSRGNRDFWVVKIGPTGEKEWDRTFGGSGFEDLRQLRQLPSGNFVLAGYSISPAGDDKTENSRGGFDYWVVFLNSNGNKIADYRYGGNAHDYLEDVLLIPDGSLLLGGTSVSGENSDKTQPSYGNSDYWVVKINAAGQVLWDKSFGSSEEDNLYAVAAAGNNYVLAGSSNSNAGGNKSENSRGGKDFWVVKIDGNGQKIWDKTYGGNQSEELRSLAIRQDGSLVFGGTSYSDANGEKTQVSQGSGDYWIVQANSAGIPQWDKRFGGSAADELRTLWAENDGSYLLGGRSNSSLGGDRTQASWGYSDYWLVKIPATTSTPRIPAAASFTTPENARSANANLLAYPNPFAQRLKVTYRADKTQLISVQVYDSQGHKITTLYHAIAAVGQLLEWQWQPGPDLPNGLYLLQLQTPEKISSQKVLLVR; from the coding sequence ATGCTTATATCCGAAACGTACCCGGTAGGTCTAGCTTTGAAAAAGTTCTGCTGGTTTAAGTTCTATGGTGCGCCTATTGTTTTGTTCAGGAGCGCTATTTCCATTATTTATGCTTATTTTATCTCTAAGAACAGTTCTACTTTATTTGGTTATTCTACTATGAAAAAAACGCTTACTCTTTCTGGTTTTCATTTTCAAACTTCTTTTTCCACTCCAGGTCCATATTTTATCTTCTTTTTATGCTTCTTTTTAGTAGCCTGGGGAGCAACCGCTCAAAATAAAGTAACCAAACAATGGGATAAAACTATTGGGGGCAGCGTGAATGATTACTTTAGTGCTTCGGTTGCTACCCTGGATGGCGGTTATTTACTGGGGGGTTCTTCTTACTCTACTAAAAGCGGCGATAAAAGCGAGATCAATCAAGGAGATGTGAATTGCAGCTTTGGGCCGTGTTATTATACTTCCGACGATTTCTGGCTGGTAAAAACCGATGCCAACGGCAAAAAAGTATGGGATAAAACTTTAGGGGGACGAGGCAGCGATTATTTAAAAGCCATTATTGCGCTACCGGGAGGTGGTTACCTCGTAGCCGGCACATCTTACTCTCCCGCCAGCGGCGATAAAAGCGACGAAAACCAAGGCTACAGCGATTACTGGATTGTAAAAATTGATTTGTACGGCAATAAAATTTGGGATAAGACATTCGGCGGCAGCAGTGCCGACGATCTGGAAGCCGTACTAGCTACTTCGGATGGGGGATTCTTGATCGGAGGGACTTCGTTCTCCGGCATTAGCGGCGATAAAAGTGAGATAAATCGGGGCGAAAACAGCTCCGACTATTGGATTATTAAAATAAATAGAAACGGCGAGAAGGTCTGGGATAAAACTTTTGGCGGCGTTGGCACCGACTACCTGGCTTCTTTAGTCGCTACGCCCGACGGTCAGTATCTATTGGGCGGATCTTCTAATTCCCGGGTGAGTGGCGATAAAACGGCCCCTAATAACTCGCAGTATACGGATACCTATAATGTATGGATTGTTAAGATAGATGGTCGGGGTACGAAGAAATGGGATTCTACCTACGGCTTCTTTGATTTCGACAACTATCTTACTACGATTTACTTCGATCCCAAAACAACTACCTTTTTATTAGGTGGTTCTACCGTTGGCCGTTCGGCGGGTTATTACGACTACGATTATCTGCTGGTATATATCGATGCGGATGGCCTGGAAAATAGAATAAGTCGGATAGAAACACTAGGAAACGATTTTTTGAGCGCCATTACCGCGGGGCCAAATGGTTCGTTTGTCCTGGGCGGCACTTCTTCTTCCGGCGCGGGCGAAGATAAAAGCGAAAAAAATATCGGCTACGAAGATTACTGGCTAATATGCCTGGATGGCAGAACTAAAATATGGGATAAAACTATTGGCGGCCGGGATTCGGATTTACTTAAAACTATTCTGCCCACTCCGGATAGAGGTTACTTGTTAACCGGCACGTCCAACTCCATCATCGGCGGCAATAAAACGGAAAACAACCAGGGCGGCCGCGATTTCTGGTTAGTAAAATTAATGGAAGATTCTCCTCCCGCCACCTCGGTAACGGATGTTCGTTTTGGGGGCGCCGACCCCGACAATTTCACTCATTTAATTAAAACCGGCGATAATGGTTATCTCTTGGGGGGCTATTCTAAATCGGGCGACAACGGCGATAAAAGCCAACCGAGTCAGGGCGGCTTTGATTACTGGGTGATTAAAACGGATGCGGCCGGAAAAGAAACTTGGAACAAGCGTTTTGGGGGTACCGCCGACGATTACCTTAATTGCCTTTTGCAAACGCCCGATGGCGGCTATTTGCTGGGGGGCAGTTCGGAGTCGGGAGTAGGCGCCGATAAATCGGGGGTGAGCCGGGGCAACCGCGATTTTTGGGTGGTAAAAATTGGCCCTACCGGCGAAAAAGAATGGGACCGTACTTTTGGCGGCAGTGGTTTTGAAGATTTGCGCCAGCTGCGGCAGCTACCTTCCGGAAATTTTGTTTTAGCCGGTTACAGCATTTCTCCGGCCGGCGATGACAAAACGGAAAACAGCCGCGGGGGTTTTGATTATTGGGTAGTGTTTTTAAATTCGAACGGGAATAAAATTGCCGATTATCGTTACGGGGGCAATGCCCACGATTACCTGGAAGATGTACTCCTTATTCCGGACGGCAGCTTACTGTTAGGAGGCACCTCCGTTTCCGGCGAAAACAGCGATAAAACGCAACCAAGTTATGGCAATTCGGATTACTGGGTAGTTAAAATCAACGCGGCTGGTCAGGTACTTTGGGACAAAAGTTTTGGTAGTTCCGAAGAAGATAATCTCTACGCAGTGGCCGCTGCCGGCAATAATTATGTGCTAGCTGGCTCCAGCAACTCGAATGCGGGCGGCAACAAAAGCGAAAATAGCCGGGGTGGTAAAGATTTCTGGGTTGTAAAAATAGACGGCAACGGCCAGAAGATTTGGGACAAAACCTACGGGGGCAACCAATCCGAAGAATTAAGATCGCTAGCCATCAGACAAGATGGTAGCTTGGTATTCGGGGGCACCTCTTATTCGGATGCCAACGGCGAAAAAACGCAGGTCAGCCAGGGCAGCGGCGATTACTGGATCGTGCAAGCCAATAGCGCGGGTATTCCGCAATGGGATAAACGTTTTGGGGGCAGCGCCGCCGACGAACTGCGTACCTTATGGGCCGAAAATGATGGCAGTTACCTGTTGGGCGGGCGTTCTAACTCCAGTCTGGGCGGCGACCGTACCCAAGCCAGCTGGGGTTATTCTGATTATTGGTTAGTAAAAATACCGGCTACTACCAGTACTCCCCGCATCCCCGCGGCAGCTTCCTTTACCACCCCGGAAAATGCCCGAAGCGCAAACGCCAATTTACTGGCCTACCCCAATCCCTTCGCTCAGCGGCTTAAAGTAACCTACCGGGCAGATAAAACCCAACTTATAAGCGTCCAGGTCTACGATAGCCAGGGACATAAAATCACTACTTTATACCACGCAATAGCCGCAGTGGGTCAGTTGCTGGAATGGCAATGGCAACCCGGCCCCGACTTGCCTAATGGTTTGTACCTGCTTCAGCTGCAAACTCCGGAAAAAATTAGCTCTCAAAAGGTTTTACTGGTTCGCTGA
- a CDS encoding endo-1,4-beta-xylanase, which yields MKNNKIWITTCLAAFSLGFVQKSEPTLKEAFQNSFYVGAALNKAQFSGKDTKAQELVKKQFNTISPENVLKWGPVHPKPEEYNFKPADDYVAFGQQNKMFIVGHTLVWHQQTPDWVFEDEAGKPVSREVLLKRMENHISTVVGRYKGKIQGWDVVNEAIADQGGQMRPTKWLSIIGEDFAQKAFEYAHKADPQAELYYNDYSLYRPDKREGVIRLVKSLQAKGIKVKAIGMQGHYGLTVPTMEQVEASIVAFSKLGVEVNFTELDIDVLPNPSQRQGADIAETFDADQKFNVYSSGLPDSVQQKLTKRYADLFTLFRKHQDKIGRITFWGVTDANSWLNNWPIKGRTSYPLLFDRQYQPKPAYQAILNMAAQKK from the coding sequence ATGAAAAACAATAAAATTTGGATTACAACCTGCTTAGCCGCATTTAGTCTAGGCTTCGTGCAAAAATCGGAGCCTACTTTAAAAGAAGCTTTCCAGAATAGTTTTTACGTAGGTGCCGCCCTGAATAAGGCGCAATTCTCCGGTAAGGATACCAAAGCGCAGGAATTGGTAAAGAAGCAGTTTAACACCATTAGCCCCGAAAATGTGCTTAAGTGGGGACCGGTACACCCTAAACCAGAGGAATATAATTTTAAACCCGCCGACGATTACGTAGCTTTTGGTCAACAAAATAAAATGTTTATTGTGGGTCATACCTTGGTGTGGCACCAGCAAACCCCCGACTGGGTATTTGAAGACGAAGCAGGTAAACCCGTATCGCGCGAAGTACTTTTAAAACGGATGGAAAACCATATTTCTACGGTAGTGGGTCGCTACAAAGGTAAAATCCAGGGCTGGGATGTGGTGAACGAAGCCATAGCCGACCAAGGCGGCCAGATGCGCCCGACTAAATGGCTTTCTATAATCGGGGAAGATTTTGCCCAAAAGGCTTTTGAATACGCGCATAAAGCCGACCCGCAAGCGGAGTTATATTACAATGATTACAGCTTATATCGCCCCGATAAACGCGAAGGAGTGATTCGCTTGGTAAAAAGCCTGCAAGCCAAAGGAATTAAAGTAAAAGCCATTGGCATGCAGGGACATTACGGTTTAACGGTCCCCACCATGGAGCAGGTAGAAGCCAGTATTGTAGCTTTTTCCAAACTGGGAGTAGAAGTAAATTTTACGGAATTAGACATTGACGTATTGCCAAATCCGAGCCAGCGGCAGGGCGCTGATATTGCCGAAACCTTTGATGCCGATCAGAAATTTAATGTGTATTCTTCCGGTTTGCCGGATTCGGTGCAGCAGAAATTAACGAAACGCTACGCTGATTTATTTACTTTATTCCGGAAGCACCAGGATAAAATTGGCCGCATTACTTTCTGGGGCGTAACTGACGCGAACTCCTGGTTGAACAACTGGCCAATTAAAGGCCGCACCAGCTATCCGCTGCTTTTCGATCGGCAATACCAACCCAAACCTGCTTACCAAGCTATACTAAATATGGCAGCTCAAAAGAAATAA
- a CDS encoding alpha-glucuronidase family glycosyl hydrolase, with amino-acid sequence MKFRFLSVILVFLFTISLRLTSFADDGYRLWQRYDLIKDAQKRQYYQENTTGLLMEGNSPTLTAARQELEMAISGLLGKPLRSSTAIASGVLVLGTPQNSPVIKSLNLASKLVPLGSEGFLILSTTVNNKKATVITANSDVGVLYGTFHFLKLLQTQQDINNLAISSAPKIKNRILNHWDNLDRTVERGYAGFSIWDWHRLPDYIDQRYLDYARANASIGINGTVLTNVNANALILTKDYLIKVKALADAFRPYGLKVYLTARFSAPIEIGKLKTADPLDPEVKTWWKNKAAEVYSYVPDFGGFLVKANSEGQPGPQNYGRNHADGANMLADAIADKGGIVMWRAFVYDNKVPDDRAKQAFTEFKPLDGSFRKNVLVQVKNGPIDFQPREPFHPLFGAMPKTPLMMEFQITQEYLGQATNLVYQAPLYKETLDADTYVKGAGSTVAKVIDGSLHHYQLTGIAGVSNIGNDRNWTGHLFGQANWYCFGRLAWDPTLSSEKIADEWLRMTFTNETAFLNPIKNLMLQSRETLVNYMTPLGLHHIMGYSHHYGPGPWIKDKQRADWTSVYYHKATAEGIGFDRTPTGSNALAQYSPAIQQKFGNPQTCPEEFLLWFHHLKWDYKVKSGRTLWGEICQRYYQGAAEVGKMRQTWQTIQAFVDAERFNHVKMLLNIQEKEARWWRDACVLYFQTFSGRPIPAGLEKPTQNLDYYVSQDPKFVPGN; translated from the coding sequence ATGAAATTTAGATTTTTATCTGTTATCCTGGTTTTCTTGTTTACCATCAGCCTAAGGTTAACCTCTTTTGCGGACGATGGATACCGGCTTTGGCAGCGCTACGATTTAATTAAAGATGCGCAAAAGCGCCAGTACTATCAGGAAAACACAACTGGTTTGCTGATGGAAGGTAACTCCCCTACCCTAACGGCGGCCCGGCAGGAATTAGAAATGGCAATATCCGGATTATTGGGCAAGCCTTTACGTTCTTCGACTGCTATTGCTTCGGGAGTCTTAGTATTGGGAACTCCGCAAAACTCACCCGTTATTAAAAGCTTAAATTTAGCTTCTAAGTTAGTTCCGCTGGGTTCGGAAGGTTTTTTAATTTTATCTACTACGGTTAATAATAAGAAAGCTACCGTTATTACCGCCAACTCCGATGTTGGGGTTTTATACGGTACGTTCCATTTTTTAAAATTATTGCAAACCCAACAGGATATCAATAATTTAGCTATCAGCAGCGCGCCCAAAATTAAAAACCGAATACTAAATCACTGGGATAATCTGGATCGCACCGTGGAACGCGGTTACGCTGGTTTTTCGATTTGGGATTGGCATAGACTGCCGGATTACATCGACCAACGCTATTTAGATTACGCGCGAGCCAACGCTTCTATCGGGATAAATGGCACGGTGCTGACGAACGTAAACGCTAATGCTTTAATTTTAACCAAAGATTATTTAATAAAAGTTAAAGCTCTGGCCGATGCTTTTCGCCCGTACGGTTTAAAAGTTTATTTAACCGCTCGTTTTAGCGCCCCCATCGAAATTGGTAAACTTAAAACTGCCGACCCGCTGGATCCGGAGGTAAAAACCTGGTGGAAAAACAAAGCCGCAGAAGTTTATTCGTACGTGCCTGATTTTGGTGGTTTTCTGGTAAAAGCTAATTCGGAAGGGCAACCCGGCCCGCAGAACTACGGGCGTAACCACGCCGACGGGGCCAATATGCTGGCCGATGCAATAGCCGATAAAGGCGGCATTGTGATGTGGCGGGCCTTTGTGTACGACAACAAAGTACCCGACGACCGGGCCAAACAAGCCTTCACCGAATTTAAACCACTGGATGGCAGCTTCCGGAAAAATGTGCTGGTACAAGTAAAAAATGGTCCGATTGATTTTCAACCGCGCGAGCCATTCCATCCTTTATTCGGTGCTATGCCGAAAACGCCTTTAATGATGGAATTTCAGATAACCCAGGAATATTTGGGTCAGGCGACCAACCTGGTTTACCAGGCGCCGCTGTACAAAGAAACCTTAGACGCTGATACCTACGTAAAGGGAGCCGGCTCCACGGTAGCTAAAGTAATAGACGGCAGTTTGCACCACTACCAACTCACCGGCATTGCGGGGGTATCCAATATCGGCAACGACCGTAACTGGACCGGTCACTTATTCGGGCAGGCTAATTGGTATTGCTTTGGCCGGCTAGCTTGGGATCCTACTTTATCTTCGGAGAAAATAGCCGACGAGTGGTTACGCATGACCTTTACGAACGAAACAGCTTTTCTGAATCCAATAAAAAACTTGATGCTGCAGTCCCGGGAAACTCTGGTAAATTACATGACGCCTCTCGGTTTACACCACATCATGGGCTACAGCCACCATTACGGCCCTGGTCCCTGGATTAAAGATAAGCAACGCGCTGATTGGACTTCGGTATACTACCACAAGGCCACTGCGGAAGGCATCGGTTTTGATCGTACTCCCACTGGCAGCAATGCCCTTGCGCAATATTCCCCGGCTATTCAACAAAAATTTGGCAATCCACAAACGTGCCCCGAAGAATTTCTGCTTTGGTTCCATCACTTAAAATGGGATTACAAAGTTAAATCCGGCCGTACTTTATGGGGCGAAATCTGTCAGCGTTATTACCAGGGCGCCGCCGAAGTGGGTAAGATGCGGCAAACCTGGCAAACCATCCAAGCTTTTGTAGACGCCGAAAGATTTAACCACGTAAAAATGTTACTGAATATTCAGGAGAAAGAAGCCCGTTGGTGGCGCGATGCCTGCGTACTTTATTTTCAAACATTCTCCGGTCGGCCTATTCCGGCCGGTTTAGAAAAACCAACTCAAAACTTGGATTATTATGTAAGCCAAGACCCTAAATTTGTACCCGGCAATTAA